AGGACAGTTCATTCCCATGGTGATAGTGATGTGTTAGACACTGGCGGTGATGATCCGTCTTGTTCTTATGCTACAGAGATGGACTCTGGCAACATGCTCTTGGgtttagagacacagactgatctgtctagaggggactggaaccagtacagtagtagtgtatactCTGAAGGGTGCCTAGATAAGAAAGGGGAGGGTCTGGTCGTAGATGCGGTGACTGTGAAAGTGGAAGGCGACATTCCTCCAACACTGAATCCAGATAGTCACCTAGGAGACGGACACTCACAGGGCAGATATTTCTTAGATTACAGGGGAAGATTAGAGACAAATCCAATTGTCACAACCCACTCCCCTTTACACTCATTCAGGGATCGTGAGCCAGTGTCCACCTCAATGGGGCATTCCGATTCAAATGGCCTCGTCCCTTTCAATCAGGTATTGAACTCAAACGACAGGCCTAGAGCCCAGGCTCCGCGAGGGGGAGCAGCATCAGGCAATAGTAAAGAGAAACGGTTCCTTTGCATGTTCTGTAAGAAAGGCTTCAGCTGCTcccagaaggtggagatccaccagagagtccacacaggggagaaaccctacagctgcCCCCAGTGTCACATGCGCTTCACCCAGGCTGgtgacctgaagaggcaccagagggtccacacaggcgAGAAACCCTACAGCTGCCCCCAGTGTCACATGCGCTTCACCCAGGCTGGCAGCCTGAAGAGgcacctgaaggtccacacgGGGGAGAGGCCGTTTGCCTGTACGCATTGCgggaagaggttctcagagaggaCCTACCTCAGGATACACCATCAGAAAAACCATCCCACTCTATAAAATGTAAACCATTGTACTTTAAAGCTTATTACATTTAGATCAAACCCTGCATTAAAGACACAGTTTAATTTTAAGTGTTGTCTGCAGAGAAGATCCACAGATGCATTTGGAATAATGAGGTTAACATATTTCAGTGTTGAATATTCCTGGGTAGAATATTGCATCCAGACATTGTGTGATATATAAGCCTAAAATGTCTGTTACATATTGAGTTTGTACTGAATAGTCTACACGATGTTAGGAAATGCCCGATTTCATTTTTAATAGTGTACTTAAAATGTGTTTATGTTCAAAAGAATGAAAAGTCCCATTTTGGTGATTCTTTAGTaatcagtaccagtcaaaagtttggaaacacctactcattcaagggtttctttattttactattttctacattgtttaatcattgtgaagacatcaaaactatacaATAATACATATCTAGtaccccaaaaaagtgttaaacaaatgaaaatacttggtgattcttcaaagtaatcaccctttgccttgatgacagctttgcacactcatggcattttctcaacctgcttcatgaagaatgcttttccaacagtcttgaaggatttcccacatatgctgagcacttgttggctgattttcctttaCTTTGCcatccaacttatcccaaaccatctcaactgggttgaggccaggttatctgatgcagcagtccatcactctccttattggtcaaatagcccttacccagcctggaggtgtgttgggtcattgccctcttgtaaaataaatgatagtcccactaagcacaaaccagatggcatgacatcgctgcagaatgctgtggtagccatgctggttaagtgtgccttaaattctaaataaatcacttagtgtcaccagcaaagcaccatcacacctccacacTGGgatccacacatgcggagatcatccgttcacctactcttcatctcacaaagacacggcggttggaacaaaacatctcagatttggactcgtcagaccaaaggacagatttccacaggtctaatgtccattgctcgtgtttcttggcccaagcaagtctcttcttattggtgtcctttagtagtgctttctttgcagcaattcgaccatgaaggccagattcacgcagtctcatctgaacagttgcTGTTGAGATATCttttatttgaactctgtgaataatttatttgggctgcaatctgaggtgcagttaactaatgaacttatcctctgcagcagaggtaactctgggtttcaTCATaccacttgatggtttttgcgactgatcTTGAAGATACGTTCAAAGTTCttaatgttccgcattgactgaccttcatttcttaaagtaatgatggactgtcgtttctctttgcttagttGTTCTTACCATAAaaaggacttggtcttttaccaaatagggctatcttctgtataccacccctaccttgtcacaacacaactgattggctcaaacgcattaaggaaattaattccacaaattaactttgaacaaggcacacctgttaattgaaaggcattccaggtgactaccacatgaagctggttgagagaatgcaaagctatcatcaaggtaatgggtggatactttgaagaatttgtttaacacttttggttactacacgattccatgtgttatgtcctagttttaatgtcttctattattctacaatgtagaaaagttttttttaatggaatgagtaggtaggtgtgtcaacttttgactggtacatcACATCCGATGACAGCGCTCTATAACCAGTATATGCTTACTAAATATACCTACACATACCCACACTAACAAACACCTACTCTACACTTCCAAATAGTTTAGTCAGGTTTGTCTGACTTGACTTATCATAGTGGACTTATATTTACACACACCTCTAAATGCGTAAGACACATtttaatgcattcagttgtacaactgactgggtatccccctttcccatcaTATTTAAATTCTCCATGTAGGGTTTAACAACCATGAAGTCATTCTGTAACCACATTATAGGACGCAAACGTAGTGGGGATGGGTAAACGCTCCAGAGCCAAGGTTAAATTGAAGCATCCGCCAATTAAAATCATTGACGTAGTTGCACGTGATTAAAGGCTTCATGttagctgttcccattacataaaCTTGCACATGTAATTCTATGCTAATCTCACCAGGTGGCCTTGATCATTTCCTGTAATAAATTGTGTATTTACAAATTAAAATGTTTCAACAATTTTTCATGGAAGCGTCCTTAATTAACAGAAGTAAAACCGCACACTGATAATCATAGCAACAACATTGTGTATTTGATTTACTGCTCAAATTGTGACTAGCTCGGTTTGAATCTCACTTGAGATTCCATTTATTTTGTGTTAAAGGACGCAGCCAACAGTTTGAAAATTAAGATTAATAATTAATTTAATAAGGAGCTACCTTTTTCTTCAGCCTTGCAGACAAACAATCTGCTATGGCCTAATAATCATATTGCATAGGCTATATTATATGGACTTGTACACATAAATGTAGGCCTACGTTTTATATGCATATTTATAATAATCTACTTCGTCACGTTATTTGACTCGACGAGCATTCAAGTGTAATAGAGTAGGATTACAGGTTGCACTCTCACCATCATCCTGCAGATGGGAGTATTGCAGTTATTTAGAAAGTGTATTGTGACTCCGGATCCGAACCCACACTTAGCCTACTGTATGTAAGATATTCCAAATCGACAGTCTTAAATGGAGGAAGACACTTAGCAGTATCAGATGGTGAATTACTTCTATTTG
This sequence is a window from Oncorhynchus gorbuscha isolate QuinsamMale2020 ecotype Even-year linkage group LG17, OgorEven_v1.0, whole genome shotgun sequence. Protein-coding genes within it:
- the LOC124001655 gene encoding zinc finger protein 554-like isoform X1; the protein is MANCMVFHTQIASIMEVLANAAVAEICKLVDDDYAVFRLEITQSHKENRALRRKLLEVKVARERAERTMRERVLASRPSSVKILDRYRGMARGEAHLTGGQRSFVKPVGHNTWRDDQSITVDEGSRTSTQHVIVIESEDAKAAGPGVKLERSEGDENPRHSREIQTGVDGAPHVATEDPTTTPGQPRTQCSTIEVSGTPNAILKSETDTETLTVTHRLLHTGSDHRSDPERLGLRRMGCPPASGSEYIPVFPHSQRTVHSHGDSDVLDTGGDDPSCSYATEMDSGNMLLGLETQTDLSRGDWNQYSSSVYSEGCLDKKGEGLVVDAVTVKVEGDIPPTLNPDSHLGDGHSQGRYFLDYRGRLETNPIVTTHSPLHSFRDREPVSTSMGHSDSNGLVPFNQVLNSNDRPRAQAPRGGAASGNSKEKRFLCMFCKKGFSCSQKVEIHQRVHTGEKPYSCPQCHMRFTQAGDLKRHQRVHTGEKPYSCPQCHMRFTQAGSLKRHLKVHTGERPFACTHCGKRFSERTYLRIHHQKNHPTL